A genomic window from Agrobacterium tumefaciens includes:
- a CDS encoding sugar phosphate isomerase/epimerase, whose translation MKGFGVHAMMWSLKWDHENARRSIAAAADYGQDFIEIPLIDIPAVDAKHTRALLEKYGLRAVCSLVLPEPAWASVRPDAAIDHLNAALDKAAEMGAEALTGVTYGGTNERTGFPPTQAEYDNLTRALSSAAGHAKTLGLQFGIETVNRYENHLLNSAEQAVALVERIGADNVFIHLDTFHMNMEEKGIANGIIAARNHLKYMHMSESDRGTPGCGNVAWDEVFSALAAIGFKGVLTLESFAAMPREMAGAISTWRPVAPSADEVLDKGLTFLRDKANQYRIF comes from the coding sequence CAGACGGTCCATCGCCGCTGCCGCGGATTACGGTCAGGATTTCATCGAGATTCCGCTTATCGATATCCCTGCCGTCGATGCAAAACATACCCGCGCCCTGCTGGAGAAATACGGCTTGCGCGCCGTCTGTTCGCTAGTGCTGCCGGAGCCCGCCTGGGCGTCCGTACGTCCCGATGCGGCAATCGACCATCTGAATGCCGCGCTCGACAAGGCCGCAGAAATGGGCGCGGAAGCGCTGACGGGTGTTACCTATGGCGGCACCAATGAGCGAACCGGATTTCCGCCGACGCAGGCTGAATATGACAATCTGACAAGGGCGCTCTCCAGCGCTGCCGGCCACGCAAAAACACTCGGCCTGCAATTCGGCATCGAGACCGTCAACCGCTACGAGAACCATCTGCTCAACTCCGCCGAACAGGCGGTGGCGCTGGTGGAGCGGATCGGTGCGGACAACGTCTTTATCCATCTCGATACCTTCCACATGAATATGGAGGAAAAGGGCATCGCCAATGGCATCATCGCCGCCCGCAACCATCTGAAATACATGCATATGTCGGAAAGCGACCGTGGTACGCCGGGCTGCGGCAATGTTGCCTGGGACGAGGTGTTTTCGGCGCTCGCAGCCATCGGCTTCAAGGGTGTGCTGACGCTCGAAAGCTTCGCCGCGATGCCCAGGGAGATGGCGGGCGCGATTTCGACCTGGCGGCCGGTTGCGCCCAGCGCCGATGAGGTTCTCGACAAGGGACTGACATTCCTGCGCGACAAGGCAAACCAGTACCGCATTTTCTAA
- a CDS encoding nucleoside triphosphate hydrolase, with protein sequence MSKIDDNAREIAGLALQRLERSKGRRVMIAIAGAPGSGKSTIAECVVDALNAGEGVSAALFPMDGFHYDDAVLEEMKRRPFKGAIDTFDAHGLRHMVERLKANEDDVVAVPVFDRAIEIARAGGRLIPQSVDIIVCEGNYLLAGQSPWDRLKPIFDLTIFVDVDEEDLRARLRDRWRSFGLGEDEINRKVEENDLPNGRFITSTSTEPDLRIGNPGSSPAS encoded by the coding sequence TTGAGTAAAATTGACGATAATGCCCGCGAGATTGCGGGCCTTGCCCTCCAGCGACTGGAAAGGTCAAAGGGCCGGCGTGTGATGATTGCGATTGCCGGTGCCCCCGGATCGGGAAAATCAACCATTGCCGAATGCGTGGTCGATGCGTTGAATGCAGGCGAAGGCGTATCGGCCGCACTGTTCCCGATGGATGGCTTTCATTATGACGATGCCGTTCTGGAAGAGATGAAACGCCGTCCCTTCAAGGGCGCCATCGATACGTTCGATGCGCACGGCCTGCGCCACATGGTTGAGCGCCTGAAGGCCAATGAAGACGATGTCGTTGCCGTCCCCGTCTTTGACCGCGCCATCGAGATCGCCCGCGCCGGCGGCCGCCTGATCCCGCAATCCGTCGATATCATCGTCTGCGAAGGCAATTATCTCCTTGCCGGCCAGTCGCCATGGGATCGCCTCAAGCCGATCTTCGATCTCACGATTTTTGTTGATGTCGACGAGGAGGATCTGCGTGCGCGGCTGCGGGACCGCTGGCGAAGCTTCGGTCTCGGCGAGGATGAGATCAACCGGAAGGTGGAGGAAAACGATCTTCCCAACGGCCGCTTCATTACATCGACAAGCACGGAGCCGGATCTTCGCATCGGAAATCCGGGCAGCAGTCCCGCATCCTGA
- a CDS encoding sugar phosphate isomerase/epimerase, producing MKHGIYYSYWEHEWSAKFGPYIEKVAKLGFDIIEVAAHHINEYSDAELAVIRQSAKDNGIILTAGIGPSKTKNLSSEDAAVRAAGKAFFERTLSNVAKLDIHTIGGALHSYWPIDYSQPVDKAGDYARGVEGIHGIADFANDLGINLCIEVLNRFENHVLNTAAEGVAFVKDVGKNNVKVMLDTFHMNIEEDSFGEAIRTAGPLLGHFHTGESNRRVPGKGRMPWHEIGLALRDINYTGAVVMEPFVKTGGTIGSDIKVWRDLSGGADLAKMDEDARDALAFSRFVLGG from the coding sequence ATGAAACACGGCATCTATTATTCCTACTGGGAACATGAGTGGAGCGCCAAGTTCGGCCCCTATATCGAGAAGGTCGCCAAGCTCGGTTTCGATATCATCGAAGTCGCCGCCCACCACATCAATGAATACAGCGACGCCGAACTCGCCGTCATCAGGCAGAGCGCGAAGGATAACGGCATCATCCTCACCGCCGGCATCGGCCCGTCGAAAACCAAGAACCTGTCGTCGGAAGATGCCGCAGTTCGCGCAGCCGGCAAGGCGTTTTTTGAACGTACCCTGTCCAATGTCGCCAAGCTCGACATCCACACCATCGGCGGCGCGCTGCATTCCTATTGGCCGATCGACTATTCGCAGCCGGTCGACAAGGCGGGCGATTATGCGCGCGGCGTCGAAGGCATTCACGGCATTGCTGATTTTGCCAATGATCTCGGCATCAACCTGTGCATCGAAGTCCTCAACCGCTTCGAAAATCACGTGCTCAACACGGCGGCCGAAGGCGTTGCCTTCGTCAAGGATGTCGGCAAGAACAACGTGAAAGTCATGCTCGATACCTTCCACATGAATATCGAGGAAGACAGCTTTGGCGAGGCCATCCGTACGGCGGGCCCGTTGCTGGGGCATTTCCATACCGGCGAGAGCAATCGCCGCGTACCGGGCAAGGGCAGGATGCCCTGGCACGAAATCGGCCTCGCCCTTCGCGATATCAATTACACCGGCGCGGTCGTCATGGAGCCTTTCGTCAAGACCGGCGGCACGATCGGCTCCGACATCAAGGTGTGGCGCGATCTCAGCGGCGGCGCCGACCTCGCGAAAATGGACGAGGATGCCCGCGATGCCCTGGCATTCTCCCGTTTCGTCCTTGGCGGCTGA
- the ehuA gene encoding ectoine/hydroxyectoine ABC transporter ATP-binding protein EhuA has product MTNNTNQPLIEFSDVTKRFGILTVLDQFNFSVAKGEKVTLIGPSGSGKSTVLRILMTLEPFQEGKLTLADMSYHEPGGKGPFKASEKHLRQIRNHVGMVFQSFNLFPHMTVLRNIVEAPVRVLGISRAEAEARAIELLKMVGLADKKDHYPVQLSGGQQQRVAIARSLAMRPRVLLFDEPTSALDPQLVGEVLSVIRDLAHEHDLTMLLVTHEMRFAREVSDRVCFFDKGRICEQGKPDEIFGQPKEDRTREFLASVLR; this is encoded by the coding sequence ATGACCAACAACACCAACCAGCCACTGATCGAATTTTCCGATGTCACGAAACGCTTCGGCATTCTGACGGTGCTCGATCAGTTCAATTTCAGCGTGGCGAAGGGCGAAAAAGTCACCCTCATTGGTCCTTCCGGCTCTGGCAAGTCAACGGTTCTGCGCATTCTCATGACGCTGGAACCGTTCCAGGAGGGAAAGCTGACCCTTGCGGACATGTCCTACCATGAGCCAGGCGGCAAAGGACCTTTCAAGGCCTCGGAAAAACATCTGCGCCAGATCCGCAACCACGTCGGCATGGTGTTCCAGAGCTTCAATCTCTTTCCTCACATGACCGTCCTTCGCAATATCGTGGAGGCACCGGTGCGGGTTCTGGGCATCAGCCGCGCAGAGGCGGAGGCGCGCGCAATCGAATTGCTGAAGATGGTCGGGCTAGCGGATAAAAAGGATCATTATCCGGTGCAGCTTTCCGGTGGGCAGCAGCAGCGTGTCGCCATTGCCCGCTCCCTTGCCATGCGTCCGCGTGTCCTGCTTTTCGATGAGCCGACCTCGGCGCTCGACCCGCAACTGGTCGGCGAAGTGCTGTCCGTCATCCGCGATCTGGCCCATGAGCATGACCTGACGATGCTTCTCGTCACCCATGAAATGCGTTTTGCCCGGGAAGTCTCGGACCGAGTCTGCTTCTTCGACAAGGGCCGCATCTGCGAACAAGGAAAACCGGACGAGATTTTCGGCCAGCCGAAGGAAGACCGCACACGCGAATTTCTCGCTTCCGTCTTACGGTGA
- the ehuD gene encoding ectoine/hydroxyectoine ABC transporter permease subunit EhuD, which translates to MMYGYEWDTTTWLTYTTSILPIILIGLTVTLKAAAAGFAIALVLGLVFALLRRSRVRMISWPTALVVEFLRDTPLLVQLFFLYYVLPDFGIVLPAFLTGALALGLQYAAYTSEVYRGGIEAVHHGQWEAATALNLTRMQTYRDIIIPQAIPRIVPAMGNYLVAMIKETPVLSVVTVLEMMGLANMIGERTFEYLVPLTLVGLIFLLLTIICSVGLSRLQRALPKAGIPLR; encoded by the coding sequence ATGATGTATGGTTACGAATGGGACACGACCACCTGGCTCACCTACACGACCTCCATCCTGCCGATCATCCTGATCGGCCTGACAGTGACGCTGAAGGCGGCCGCCGCCGGCTTCGCCATCGCGCTGGTTCTGGGGCTCGTCTTCGCGCTGCTGCGCCGCAGCCGCGTCAGGATGATCTCCTGGCCAACCGCGCTGGTTGTCGAGTTCCTGCGCGATACACCGCTTCTGGTGCAGCTGTTCTTTCTCTATTACGTGCTTCCGGATTTCGGCATTGTCCTGCCGGCGTTTCTGACCGGCGCTCTCGCGCTCGGCCTGCAATATGCCGCCTATACGTCCGAAGTCTATCGTGGCGGCATCGAGGCAGTGCATCACGGCCAGTGGGAAGCGGCGACGGCGCTTAATCTCACACGCATGCAGACCTATCGGGATATCATCATCCCGCAGGCCATTCCGCGCATCGTTCCGGCCATGGGCAACTATCTCGTCGCCATGATCAAGGAAACGCCGGTGCTTTCCGTCGTCACGGTTCTGGAAATGATGGGCCTTGCCAACATGATCGGCGAGCGCACCTTCGAATATCTGGTGCCGCTGACGCTTGTGGGCCTGATCTTCCTTCTTCTGACCATAATCTGCTCGGTAGGCCTCAGCCGCCTGCAAAGGGCGCTTCCAAAAGCAGGAATACCCTTGCGATGA
- the ehuC gene encoding ectoine/hydroxyectoine ABC transporter permease subunit EhuC has product MDMTAYLPMLWQGAVVTMTITLAALVVGTVLAFFFGILRVEGGPILSTIALCYTEVFRGTSLLVQLFWFYYALPLVGLSFDPITTGVLVLAAHAGGYGAEIVRGALSSVSVQQLEAARALNFTRMQTLFRISLPQAVVEMMPAFGNLAIETLKLSSLVSLISIADLTFAAQSIRNLTLDSASIYSITLLCYFAMSLILMVVIRVIERFVRRGNVFPRTRHS; this is encoded by the coding sequence ATGGACATGACCGCCTATCTGCCGATGTTATGGCAAGGCGCCGTCGTCACCATGACGATTACGCTCGCAGCCCTTGTCGTCGGCACGGTGCTCGCCTTTTTCTTCGGCATTCTGCGCGTCGAGGGTGGACCAATCCTGTCGACCATCGCGCTTTGTTACACGGAAGTGTTCCGCGGCACCTCGCTGCTGGTGCAGCTTTTCTGGTTTTATTATGCCTTGCCGCTAGTCGGGCTTAGCTTCGATCCTATCACGACGGGGGTGCTGGTGCTTGCCGCCCATGCCGGCGGTTATGGCGCCGAGATCGTGCGCGGCGCGCTGTCTTCCGTTTCGGTGCAGCAGCTGGAGGCCGCACGCGCGCTGAATTTCACGCGGATGCAGACGCTGTTTCGCATCTCGCTGCCGCAGGCCGTTGTCGAGATGATGCCGGCCTTCGGTAATCTCGCCATCGAAACGCTGAAGCTTTCCTCGCTCGTGTCGCTGATCTCGATTGCCGATCTCACCTTCGCGGCGCAGTCGATCCGCAACCTGACGCTGGACAGCGCCAGCATCTATTCGATCACGCTGCTTTGTTATTTCGCGATGTCGCTGATCCTGATGGTCGTCATCCGGGTGATCGAACGCTTCGTGCGGCGCGGCAACGTCTTCCCGCGCACCCGCCATTCGTAA
- the ehuB gene encoding ectoine/hydroxyectoine ABC transporter substrate-binding protein EhuB — protein MRMIRLAGLSALALTIGVTSASALTVEEVKSQGYIRAATANEVPYSYMQPDGTSAGIGPDVANAVLKSMGIEEVNWTVTPFGTLIPGLKARRFDFAAAEQNISPERCKQVAFTEPNSSYGEGLLVKKGNPKKLTTYADIAKDPSLKVAVVSGANNVDFLRAVGVKEDQIVFIPANADAIPTVQSRADAYAATELTVSELAKGQANVEQVKPFTDPVVKDAPVRNYGGFAFRPEDKELRDAFNAALVEFRKTDDYKKILAKYGLSEQSIAAAAEKKVADLCAGK, from the coding sequence ATGCGTATGATCAGACTTGCCGGGCTTTCCGCCCTCGCCCTTACCATCGGCGTGACGTCCGCCAGCGCCCTGACAGTCGAGGAAGTCAAAAGCCAGGGCTATATCCGCGCCGCCACGGCCAATGAAGTCCCCTATTCCTACATGCAGCCAGACGGCACCTCCGCCGGCATCGGCCCCGATGTGGCCAATGCGGTTCTGAAATCGATGGGTATCGAGGAGGTCAACTGGACGGTGACGCCCTTCGGCACGCTGATCCCCGGCCTCAAAGCCCGTCGATTCGATTTTGCGGCGGCCGAACAGAACATTTCGCCCGAGCGCTGCAAGCAGGTCGCCTTCACCGAACCGAACTCGTCCTATGGCGAAGGCCTGCTGGTGAAGAAGGGCAATCCGAAAAAGCTCACCACCTATGCCGATATTGCCAAGGACCCCTCGCTGAAGGTGGCGGTCGTGTCGGGTGCCAACAATGTCGACTTCCTGCGGGCGGTCGGCGTCAAGGAAGACCAGATCGTCTTCATCCCTGCCAATGCCGACGCCATCCCAACCGTCCAGAGCCGCGCCGACGCCTATGCGGCCACGGAGCTGACGGTTTCGGAACTCGCCAAGGGCCAGGCCAACGTCGAGCAGGTCAAGCCTTTCACCGACCCCGTCGTGAAGGATGCGCCAGTGCGCAATTACGGCGGTTTCGCTTTCCGGCCGGAAGACAAGGAACTGCGTGACGCCTTCAACGCCGCGCTCGTCGAATTCCGCAAGACCGACGATTACAAGAAAATCCTCGCAAAATACGGTCTGTCCGAACAGAGTATCGCGGCGGCGGCCGAAAAGAAGGTCGCCGATCTCTGCGCCGGCAAATAA
- the doeB gene encoding N-alpha-acetyl diaminobutyric acid deacetylase DoeB — protein sequence MLKTVLRPSPITPTVDFDAKGVQHGHLRLPYSRDDSAWGSVMIPICVIANGEGPTALLTGANHGDEYEGPAALFELAHTLDPADVNGRVIIVPALNYPAFRAGTRTSPIDRGNLNRSFPGRPDGTVTEKIADYVTRHLIPLADIVLDFHSGGRTLDFLPYAATHELPDKTQEARCFEAVAAFAAPYSMKMLEIDAVGMLDTTVEEMGKVFVTTELGGAGTASARSIDIARKGIVNLLRHAGVLSGAPVPAPSRWLDMPSSDCFTFAEDDGLVAFVRDLGDAVTAGETIARVYPVGKTGLAPFDYRASINGVLAARHVPGLIKAGDCLSVIATVTENN from the coding sequence ATGTTGAAGACCGTGCTTCGCCCCTCGCCGATCACGCCCACCGTCGATTTTGACGCGAAGGGCGTGCAGCACGGTCATCTGCGGCTGCCATACAGCCGCGATGATAGCGCCTGGGGTTCGGTGATGATCCCGATCTGCGTCATCGCCAATGGCGAAGGGCCGACAGCCCTTTTGACCGGTGCCAATCATGGCGACGAATATGAAGGACCGGCAGCACTTTTCGAACTCGCCCACACGCTCGATCCGGCAGACGTCAACGGGCGCGTCATCATCGTGCCGGCGCTCAACTATCCGGCCTTTCGCGCGGGAACACGCACCTCACCCATCGACCGCGGAAACCTGAACCGCAGCTTTCCCGGCCGCCCTGACGGCACGGTGACGGAGAAGATCGCCGACTACGTGACCCGCCATCTGATACCGCTCGCGGATATCGTTCTCGATTTTCATTCCGGCGGCAGGACGCTTGATTTCCTGCCCTATGCCGCAACCCACGAATTGCCCGACAAGACGCAGGAGGCCCGGTGTTTTGAAGCGGTGGCGGCTTTTGCGGCCCCCTATTCGATGAAGATGCTGGAAATCGATGCCGTCGGCATGCTCGACACAACAGTCGAGGAGATGGGCAAGGTCTTTGTCACGACCGAACTCGGCGGAGCGGGCACGGCGAGCGCAAGATCGATCGACATTGCCCGGAAAGGCATCGTCAATCTGCTGCGCCATGCCGGCGTACTGTCCGGTGCGCCGGTGCCCGCCCCAAGCCGCTGGCTGGACATGCCATCCAGCGATTGCTTCACCTTTGCCGAAGACGACGGGCTTGTCGCTTTTGTCCGCGATCTGGGAGACGCGGTCACGGCGGGTGAAACAATCGCCCGGGTTTATCCCGTCGGCAAAACCGGCCTCGCGCCGTTCGATTACCGCGCCTCCATCAATGGCGTGCTTGCCGCGCGCCATGTTCCCGGCCTGATCAAGGCCGGCGACTGCCTTTCCGTCATCGCCACGGTCACGGAGAATAACTAG
- the doeA gene encoding ectoine hydrolase DoeA: protein MSVTLNFTREEYAARLSKTRKAMEKAGIDLLVVTDPSNMHWLTGYDGWSFYVHQCVLVPPEGEPIWYGRKQDANGAKRTAYLAHDNIVGYPDHYVQSTERHPMDLLSEIIEERGWSGLTVGVEMDNYYFSAAAFASLQKHLPNARFKDAAGLVNWQRAVKSPTELDYMRKAGKIVELMHKRIVDVVEPGMRKCDLVAEIYDAGIRGTAEFGGDYPAIVPLLPSGADASAPHLTWDDKPMRSGEGTFFEIAGAYRRYHCPLSRTVFLGKPTQAFLDAEKATLEGMEAGLSAAKPGNTCEDIANAFFAVLKKYGIIKDNRTGYPIGLSYPPDWGERTMSLRPGDRTELKPGMTFHFMTGLWLEDMGLEITESIAITETGVECLSNVPRQLFVKG, encoded by the coding sequence GTGAGCGTAACGCTGAACTTTACGCGCGAGGAATATGCCGCGCGCCTGTCCAAAACCCGCAAAGCCATGGAAAAGGCCGGGATCGATCTTCTGGTCGTCACCGACCCGTCCAACATGCATTGGCTGACCGGTTATGACGGCTGGTCCTTCTATGTGCATCAATGCGTGCTGGTACCGCCAGAGGGCGAACCGATCTGGTACGGCCGCAAGCAGGATGCCAACGGCGCCAAGCGCACGGCCTACCTCGCCCACGACAATATCGTCGGCTATCCTGACCATTACGTTCAATCGACCGAACGGCATCCGATGGATCTGTTGTCTGAGATCATCGAGGAGCGCGGCTGGTCCGGCCTGACGGTCGGCGTCGAGATGGATAATTATTATTTCTCGGCCGCCGCCTTTGCATCGCTGCAAAAACATCTGCCGAACGCCCGTTTCAAGGATGCCGCCGGTCTCGTGAACTGGCAGCGCGCGGTGAAGAGCCCGACGGAACTCGACTATATGCGCAAGGCCGGCAAGATCGTCGAGCTGATGCACAAGCGTATCGTCGATGTCGTTGAGCCGGGCATGCGCAAATGCGATCTCGTGGCCGAAATATACGATGCCGGCATTCGTGGTACCGCCGAATTCGGCGGCGACTATCCCGCCATCGTGCCGCTCCTCCCTTCGGGTGCCGACGCGTCCGCCCCGCATCTGACATGGGACGACAAGCCGATGCGCTCAGGCGAAGGCACCTTCTTCGAAATCGCCGGCGCTTACCGCCGTTATCATTGCCCGCTGTCGCGCACCGTCTTTCTCGGCAAGCCGACACAGGCGTTCCTCGACGCAGAAAAAGCAACACTTGAGGGCATGGAAGCCGGTCTTTCCGCGGCGAAGCCGGGCAACACCTGCGAGGACATCGCCAATGCCTTTTTCGCCGTGCTGAAAAAATACGGGATCATCAAGGACAACCGTACCGGCTATCCGATCGGCCTCTCCTATCCGCCGGACTGGGGCGAGCGCACGATGAGCCTGCGGCCGGGCGACCGCACGGAGCTGAAGCCCGGCATGACATTCCATTTCATGACCGGTCTCTGGCTGGAAGACATGGGCCTCGAAATCACCGAAAGCATCGCGATCACCGAAACCGGTGTCGAATGCCTTTCCAATGTGCCGCGGCAACTCTTCGTGAAAGGCTGA
- the eutC gene encoding ectoine utilization protein EutC, with amino-acid sequence MSRITILTEKDLRGVIKLDLSAVDCVERAFTALATQAVAMPPILRLDIPEFRGEVDVKTAYVPGFDGFAIKVSPGFFDNPKLGLPSLNGLMILFSAKTGLVEALLLDNGYLTDVRTAAAGAVAARHLARKDASVAAIFGAGMQARLQLEALMLVRPIRSARIWARDHQKAERLAGDFASEHGIEIVAVADPQAAARGADIIVTTTPAEKPILFADWLEEGQHLTAMGSDAEHKNEIDPALFARARYVADRLSQTRILGELHHAIAADHAASDQHFAELGGVIAGKVQGRVSNKDITFADLTGTGVQDTAIANLAFARAKEAKSGQTIENSVKMGDAA; translated from the coding sequence ATGAGCCGCATCACCATCCTGACAGAAAAAGACCTCCGCGGTGTCATCAAGCTCGACCTTTCCGCTGTCGATTGTGTGGAGCGGGCCTTTACGGCGCTCGCAACGCAAGCCGTTGCCATGCCGCCGATCCTGCGGCTCGATATTCCCGAGTTTCGCGGCGAAGTGGATGTGAAGACGGCCTATGTGCCGGGCTTTGACGGTTTCGCCATCAAGGTCAGCCCCGGTTTCTTCGACAATCCGAAACTCGGCCTGCCCAGCCTCAATGGCCTGATGATCCTCTTCAGCGCAAAGACCGGACTGGTGGAGGCCCTTCTCCTCGACAATGGCTATCTTACCGATGTGAGGACCGCCGCGGCCGGTGCTGTCGCGGCGCGGCATCTGGCCCGCAAAGATGCTTCCGTCGCCGCGATCTTCGGGGCGGGCATGCAGGCCCGTTTGCAGCTTGAAGCCCTGATGCTGGTGCGCCCGATCAGGTCGGCTCGGATATGGGCGCGGGACCACCAAAAGGCGGAGAGACTTGCAGGCGATTTCGCCAGCGAACACGGCATCGAGATCGTCGCTGTGGCCGATCCGCAGGCCGCCGCGCGGGGTGCCGATATCATCGTCACCACGACACCAGCCGAAAAGCCGATCCTGTTTGCCGACTGGCTGGAAGAAGGCCAGCATCTGACAGCCATGGGATCGGATGCCGAACACAAGAACGAGATCGATCCGGCCTTATTCGCCAGAGCGCGCTATGTCGCGGACCGGCTGTCGCAGACCCGCATTCTCGGTGAGTTGCATCACGCCATCGCCGCAGACCACGCCGCGTCGGATCAGCACTTCGCCGAACTTGGCGGCGTCATTGCCGGCAAGGTGCAGGGCCGTGTTTCGAACAAGGACATCACCTTTGCCGATCTGACCGGCACCGGCGTGCAGGACACCGCCATCGCCAATCTCGCCTTTGCCCGCGCAAAGGAAGCCAAGAGCGGTCAAACCATCGAAAACAGCGTAAAAATGGGAGACGCAGCGTGA
- the eutB gene encoding hydroxyectoine utilization dehydratase EutB, whose product MTIMKSENLSISADKNPLPVSLAAIEQAAVRLAGQVERTPLFRSDTLSERCGNPVHLKLETLQPIGAFKLRGAMNAILSLDEEARRRGLVTASTGNHGRAVAYAARKLGIPATICMSALVPANKVEAIRALGADIRIVGRSQDDAQEEAERLTKSLGLTAIPPFDDADVVAGQGTIGLEVVEDMPGLTTVLVPLSGGGLAGGIAVAVKALKPRARVIGISMERGAAMQASVAAGRPVAVREEETLADSLGGGIGLENRVTFALCQQLLHEIVLVSEDEIAAGIRHAAREEGLTVEGAGAVGFAAILSSKIDISGPTAIIVSGGNIDPAMHKTIIDGGAA is encoded by the coding sequence ATGACAATCATGAAGAGCGAAAACCTGTCCATATCCGCCGATAAAAACCCGCTTCCGGTCTCGCTGGCCGCGATAGAGCAGGCGGCTGTGCGGCTTGCCGGACAGGTGGAGCGAACACCGTTGTTTCGCTCGGACACTCTGTCCGAACGCTGTGGTAATCCCGTTCATCTCAAACTTGAAACCCTTCAGCCCATCGGCGCCTTCAAACTGCGCGGCGCGATGAACGCTATTCTCTCGCTTGACGAGGAGGCACGCAGGCGTGGCCTCGTCACCGCCTCGACCGGCAATCATGGCCGGGCCGTGGCCTATGCAGCACGCAAACTCGGAATTCCCGCCACGATCTGCATGTCGGCGCTCGTGCCGGCAAACAAGGTTGAGGCGATCCGTGCGCTCGGTGCGGATATCCGGATCGTCGGCAGGTCACAGGATGACGCGCAGGAGGAAGCGGAGCGCCTGACCAAGAGTCTCGGCCTGACCGCAATCCCGCCATTCGATGATGCTGACGTCGTGGCCGGCCAGGGAACGATCGGTCTAGAGGTTGTCGAAGACATGCCGGGACTGACAACGGTGCTCGTTCCTCTTTCCGGCGGTGGCCTTGCGGGCGGTATCGCCGTCGCGGTCAAGGCGCTGAAGCCCCGGGCACGGGTCATCGGCATTTCCATGGAGCGGGGTGCGGCCATGCAGGCGTCGGTCGCAGCCGGCCGGCCCGTCGCCGTCCGGGAGGAAGAAACGTTGGCGGATTCGCTGGGCGGCGGGATTGGACTGGAGAACCGCGTGACATTCGCGCTCTGCCAGCAACTCCTCCATGAGATCGTGCTGGTTTCCGAAGACGAGATTGCAGCCGGCATCCGCCATGCGGCGCGCGAAGAAGGTTTGACGGTGGAGGGTGCGGGCGCCGTTGGTTTCGCTGCCATTCTGTCGAGCAAGATCGACATCAGCGGCCCAACCGCCATCATCGTGTCGGGCGGAAATATCGATCCGGCGATGCATAAGACCATCATCGACGGGGGAGCCGCATGA